A genomic segment from Gracilinanus agilis isolate LMUSP501 chromosome 1, AgileGrace, whole genome shotgun sequence encodes:
- the MAFK gene encoding transcription factor MafK, translating into MTTNPKPNKALKVKKESGENAPVLSDDELVSMSVRELNQHLRGLTKEEVMRLKQRRRTLKNRGYAASCRIKRVTQKEELERQRVELQQEVEKLARENSSMKLELDALRSKYEALQTFARTVARGPIAPTKVATTSVITIVKSAEISSTSVPFSAAS; encoded by the exons ATGACGACTAATCCTAAACCAAACAAGGCATTAAAG GTTAAGAAGGAGTCAGGAGAGAATGCCCCGGTGCTCAGTGACGATGAGCTGGTGTCAATGTCTGTGCGAGAGCTTAACCAGCACCTCCGGGGCCTCACCAAGGAGGAGGTGATGCGCCTGAAGCAGCGTCGGCGCACGCTTAAGAACCGAGGCTATGCTGCAAGCTGCCGCATTAAGCGGGTGACCCAGAAGGAGGAGCTGGAGCGGCAGCGGGTGGAGTTGCAACAAGAGGTGGAGAAACTGGCCCGAGAAAATAGCAGCATGAAGCTGGAGCTGGATGCCCTCCGTTCTAAATACGAAGCATTGCAGACATTCGCCCGCACCGTAGCCCGGGGACCCATTGCTCCCACCAAGGTTGCCACCACCAGCGTCATCACCATTGTCAAATCAGCCGAGATTTCGTCCACCTCGGTGCCCTTTTCGGCTGCATCCTAG